Proteins encoded together in one Bacteroides ovatus window:
- a CDS encoding ATPase, with the protein MILIADSGSTKTDWCIVFNDTPIKRIGTKGINPFFQSEEEIQQELTHSLLPQLPEGTINSVFFYGAGCTPERAPVLRRAIADSLPVIGNIKTNSDMLAAARGLCGHEAGIACILGTGSNSCFYNGEEIVNNISPLGFILGDEGSGAVLGKLLVGDILKNQLPPAIKEAFLKQFDLTAPEIIDRVYRQPFPNRFLASLSPFIAQHLEEPGIRQLVLDSFIAFFRRNVMQYDYTQYPVHFIGSVAHCYREILQEAAQETGIRIGKILQSPMEGLILYHTASSQSL; encoded by the coding sequence ATGATACTCATTGCAGATAGTGGTTCTACCAAAACCGACTGGTGCATCGTTTTCAACGACACCCCAATCAAACGAATTGGAACGAAAGGAATCAATCCCTTCTTCCAATCAGAAGAAGAGATTCAACAAGAGCTGACACATTCCCTTTTGCCACAACTACCGGAAGGAACGATCAACTCCGTCTTTTTTTATGGTGCAGGATGCACTCCCGAAAGAGCTCCCGTTCTCCGACGGGCCATTGCCGACAGCCTGCCCGTGATCGGAAATATCAAAACTAACTCGGATATGCTTGCCGCTGCCCGCGGACTATGCGGACATGAAGCTGGGATTGCCTGCATCCTCGGCACAGGTTCCAATTCTTGTTTCTACAACGGCGAAGAGATTGTCAACAACATCTCCCCTTTAGGCTTTATCTTGGGCGACGAGGGAAGTGGAGCTGTCCTTGGCAAATTACTGGTAGGAGACATCCTGAAGAACCAGCTTCCACCCGCCATCAAAGAAGCTTTCTTAAAACAGTTCGACCTGACGGCTCCCGAAATCATCGACCGGGTGTATCGCCAACCCTTCCCGAATCGTTTTCTGGCAAGTCTCTCCCCCTTTATAGCGCAACATCTGGAAGAGCCGGGGATACGACAATTAGTGCTTGATAGTTTTATTGCTTTCTTCCGAAGAAATGTAATGCAATATGATTACACGCAGTACCCTGTACATTTTATCGGATCAGTGGCTCACTGCTACAGGGAGATATTACAAGAAGCTGCACAAGAGACAGGAATCAGAATCGGAAAGATTCTGCAAAGTCCGATGGAGGGGCTAATTTTATATCATACCGCTTCATCTCAATCCTTGTAA
- a CDS encoding MFS transporter — MTTPTIKRNPWSWIPTLYFAEGLPYVAVMTIAVIMYKRLGLSNTEIALYTSWLYLPWTIKPLWSPFVDLVKTKRAWIIAMQGFIAAGFAGIAFFIPTAHYVQLTLAFFWLLAFSSATHDIAADGFYMLGLNNKEQSFFVGIRNTFYRLANIFGQGILVMLAGWLETSQNNIPLAWSITFYLLAGLFLALTIYHRLILPHPDSDIKRPGLTPGKLLGDFLLTFVTFFKKKNLGLMFFFLLTYRLGESQLAKIASPFLLDATDKGGLALSTATVGMIYGTIGVIALLVGGIISGFLVSRDGFRKWILPMALAINLPDLLYVWMAAATPDNPIFIAICVAIEQLGYGFGFTAYMLYLIYIAEGEHKTAHYAIGTGFMALGMMLPGMPAGWIQEHLGYTNFFIWVCICTLPGIVASLMIRNRLEDSFGKKQ, encoded by the coding sequence ATGACAACACCCACTATAAAAAGAAATCCCTGGAGCTGGATACCAACCCTCTACTTCGCAGAAGGGCTGCCCTATGTAGCGGTAATGACGATTGCTGTTATCATGTACAAGCGTTTGGGATTATCCAATACGGAAATAGCCTTATACACTTCCTGGCTCTATCTTCCCTGGACTATCAAACCTCTATGGAGTCCATTCGTCGATCTGGTGAAAACAAAACGGGCTTGGATTATTGCCATGCAAGGGTTCATCGCCGCCGGATTTGCAGGGATAGCCTTCTTTATCCCAACTGCACATTATGTACAGTTGACTCTTGCTTTTTTCTGGTTGCTAGCCTTCAGCTCCGCTACACATGACATCGCTGCAGATGGTTTCTACATGCTCGGACTCAATAATAAGGAACAATCTTTCTTTGTCGGTATCCGGAATACCTTCTATCGGCTTGCCAACATTTTCGGGCAGGGAATTCTTGTCATGCTGGCAGGATGGTTGGAAACATCACAAAACAATATTCCCTTGGCATGGAGTATTACATTCTACCTTCTTGCAGGATTGTTTCTTGCTCTTACTATCTATCATCGTCTGATTCTCCCCCATCCTGATTCGGACATTAAACGTCCCGGACTCACACCGGGTAAATTGTTGGGAGATTTTCTTCTGACCTTTGTCACCTTCTTCAAGAAAAAGAACCTGGGTCTCATGTTCTTTTTCCTTCTCACTTACCGGTTGGGAGAATCACAGTTAGCCAAAATAGCTTCTCCTTTCCTGCTCGATGCTACCGATAAAGGTGGGCTAGCTTTATCTACCGCAACTGTCGGAATGATCTATGGAACTATAGGCGTCATAGCTTTATTAGTTGGCGGAATCATCAGTGGTTTCCTCGTTTCCCGCGACGGATTCAGAAAATGGATATTACCTATGGCGTTAGCTATCAACCTTCCTGATCTATTATATGTATGGATGGCTGCCGCCACTCCGGATAATCCTATATTTATAGCCATTTGCGTAGCTATCGAACAACTGGGCTATGGTTTCGGCTTTACCGCTTATATGCTATATCTGATTTATATTGCGGAAGGCGAACACAAAACGGCGCACTATGCTATCGGAACCGGGTTTATGGCACTTGGTATGATGCTTCCGGGGATGCCTGCAGGATGGATACAGGAGCATCTTGGATACACCAACTTCTTTATTTGGGTTTGTATTTGTACCCTACCCGGTATCGTCGCCTCATTAATGATCCGCAACCGACTGGAAGATTCTTTCGGAAAGAAACAATAA
- the murQ gene encoding N-acetylmuramic acid 6-phosphate etherase, whose amino-acid sequence MQITEQPSLYDNLEKKSVREILEDINREDQKVALAVQKAIPQIEQLVNQIVPRMKQGGRIFYMGAGTSGRLGVLDASEIPPTFGMPPTWIIGLIAGGDTALRNPVEGAEDDMSRGWEELTKYHINQKDTVIGIAASGTTPYVIGALREARKHGILTGCITSNPNSPMAAEADVAIEMIVGPEYVTGSSRMKSGTGQKMILNMISTSVMIQLGRVKGNKMVNMQLSNHKLVERGTRMIMEELGLDHDHAQKLLLLHGSVKQAIDAYRYSQDH is encoded by the coding sequence ATGCAGATAACCGAACAACCGTCGCTCTACGACAATCTGGAAAAGAAATCCGTACGGGAAATATTAGAAGACATTAACCGGGAAGACCAGAAGGTAGCGTTAGCCGTACAAAAAGCCATTCCACAAATCGAACAGCTCGTCAACCAAATTGTACCCCGCATGAAACAGGGTGGACGTATCTTTTACATGGGTGCAGGTACCAGTGGGCGCTTGGGAGTGCTGGACGCTTCCGAAATCCCTCCTACTTTCGGAATGCCCCCTACCTGGATTATCGGATTGATAGCCGGTGGGGATACGGCCCTGCGCAATCCGGTAGAAGGTGCCGAGGACGATATGAGCCGAGGATGGGAAGAGCTTACGAAATATCATATCAATCAAAAAGATACAGTGATTGGCATTGCCGCTTCGGGCACTACTCCTTATGTAATCGGTGCCTTACGGGAGGCCCGCAAGCATGGCATCCTGACAGGTTGCATCACCAGCAATCCGAATTCTCCGATGGCGGCAGAAGCAGATGTCGCCATCGAAATGATTGTCGGTCCGGAATATGTCACAGGAAGTTCGAGAATGAAATCAGGCACCGGACAGAAAATGATTCTGAACATGATTAGCACGTCGGTGATGATTCAACTCGGACGGGTAAAAGGAAATAAGATGGTAAACATGCAACTTAGTAATCATAAACTGGTAGAAAGAGGAACCAGGATGATTATGGAGGAACTGGGATTAGATCATGATCATGCACAAAAATTGTTGCTGTTACACGGTTCTGTAAAACAAGCGATCGACGCTTACCGATATTCTCAAGATCATTAA
- a CDS encoding SpoIID/LytB domain-containing protein, with product MQVPLISVGILSGKEIEFSFPIKFISSDETESSGMQKAIYRDGKIHWQGKEYNELSFTPQQGAPAFFELKDVTIGINFHWERKEVQKFKGELKIIVEGEQLTAINIISIEEYLISVISSEMSATASLELLKAHAVISRSWLLNKWKTESRKQEMKNEKTGKSIQKDSATCSPSFVSDSQFIKWYDHEAHKNFDVCADDHCQRYQGITRASTPQAIEAVTATRGEVLMYAGTICDARFSKCCGGAFEEFQNCWENVKHPYLIGQRDCKIEDQLPDLTIETEADKWIRTSPVAFCHTQDKKILSQVLNNYDQETTDFYRWKVCYSQQELSTLIHQRSGIDFGQILDLIPIERGTSGRLVRLKIVGTLRTLIIGKELEIRRTLSTSHLYSSAFVIDKEYKEKGHKKDKNPSRFILTGAGWGHGVGLCQIGAAVMGEQGYKYEEILSHYYPGSTLEKQYQ from the coding sequence ATGCAAGTCCCTCTAATAAGTGTTGGTATCCTTTCCGGGAAAGAGATTGAATTCTCTTTCCCTATAAAATTTATCTCTTCCGACGAAACAGAAAGCTCCGGTATGCAAAAGGCTATTTACCGGGATGGGAAGATTCATTGGCAAGGGAAAGAATATAATGAATTATCTTTCACTCCCCAACAAGGTGCACCTGCTTTCTTTGAACTGAAAGATGTGACCATCGGAATCAACTTCCATTGGGAACGCAAAGAAGTCCAGAAATTCAAAGGGGAGTTAAAGATCATCGTCGAAGGGGAACAACTTACTGCTATCAATATTATTTCCATCGAAGAATATCTCATCAGTGTGATTTCATCAGAAATGAGTGCTACTGCTTCTTTAGAACTACTAAAGGCACATGCTGTTATTTCCCGAAGTTGGCTGTTGAATAAGTGGAAGACAGAGAGTAGAAAACAGGAAATGAAGAACGAGAAAACAGGAAAGTCTATACAGAAGGATAGCGCAACCTGTTCTCCATCTTTCGTTTCGGATTCTCAATTTATCAAATGGTATGACCACGAAGCGCACAAAAACTTTGACGTATGCGCAGACGATCACTGCCAACGGTATCAAGGAATCACACGTGCCTCAACACCACAAGCTATCGAAGCAGTCACTGCTACCCGGGGCGAAGTATTGATGTATGCAGGAACGATTTGTGATGCCCGTTTCTCTAAATGTTGCGGCGGGGCTTTTGAAGAGTTCCAGAATTGTTGGGAAAACGTAAAGCACCCCTATCTCATCGGTCAACGGGATTGTAAGATCGAAGACCAACTACCCGATTTGACAATAGAGACGGAGGCTGATAAATGGATTCGTACTTCTCCTGTCGCATTCTGCCACACGCAGGACAAAAAGATCCTAAGCCAGGTTTTAAACAACTATGACCAGGAAACGACAGACTTCTATCGTTGGAAAGTCTGCTACTCCCAACAAGAACTTTCAACCCTGATTCATCAACGTTCGGGGATTGATTTCGGGCAAATTCTGGACTTAATTCCTATAGAACGGGGAACGTCGGGACGCCTTGTCCGATTGAAGATTGTAGGAACCTTGCGGACACTTATTATCGGAAAAGAGCTGGAAATACGTCGTACCCTATCTACTTCCCATCTTTATAGTTCTGCCTTCGTAATAGACAAGGAATATAAAGAAAAGGGACATAAAAAAGATAAAAATCCTTCACGATTCATCCTTACCGGAGCCGGATGGGGACATGGAGTAGGACTTTGTCAGATTGGTGCTGCCGTAATGGGAGAGCAAGGTTATAAGTATGAAGAAATACTGTCTCACTATTACCCCGGCAGTACGCTCGAAAAACAATATCAATGA
- a CDS encoding acyltransferase family protein encodes MNTTSNKRLLALDVMRGITIAGMILVNNPGSWGHAYAPLKHAQWNGLTPTDLVFPFFMFIMGISTYISLKKYNFTFSTPAALKIIKRTIVIFLIGIALNWFALLCYTHNPLPFEQIRILGVMQRLALCYGASALIALLLKHKYIPYLIVVLLVGYFIILITGNGFAYNETNILSIVDRSILGDAHMYQDNHIDPEGLLSTIPSIAHVLIGFCVGKLLMEVKDIHEKLERLFLIGTILTFAGFLFSYGCPFNKKIWSPTFVLVTCGLGSSLLALLVWIIDIKGCKKWSRFFESFGVNPLFIYVMAGVIAVLVGAITVTYQGESVPIQQVVYRCALQPVFGDEGGSLAYAILFVLLNWSIGYILYKKKIYIKI; translated from the coding sequence ATGAATACAACAAGTAACAAACGCCTTTTGGCACTCGATGTAATGCGAGGCATTACTATCGCAGGAATGATTCTGGTTAATAATCCGGGCTCTTGGGGACATGCATACGCTCCCCTAAAACATGCCCAATGGAACGGTCTTACCCCCACAGACCTAGTTTTCCCTTTCTTCATGTTTATCATGGGAATCTCCACCTACATCTCACTTAAAAAGTATAACTTTACATTCAGTACTCCGGCTGCCCTGAAAATAATCAAAAGAACCATTGTTATTTTCCTTATCGGAATAGCCCTCAACTGGTTTGCCTTACTGTGTTACACCCACAATCCTCTCCCATTTGAGCAAATTCGCATCTTGGGAGTCATGCAGCGTCTTGCGCTCTGCTATGGTGCTTCAGCACTTATTGCCTTGCTATTGAAACACAAGTATATACCTTATCTGATTGTGGTATTATTAGTAGGTTATTTCATTATTCTCATTACCGGTAATGGTTTTGCCTACAACGAAACGAATATTCTTTCCATCGTCGACCGCAGCATCTTGGGAGACGCTCATATGTATCAAGACAACCACATTGACCCGGAAGGACTTCTTAGCACTATTCCTTCTATCGCACACGTATTGATCGGATTTTGCGTCGGCAAACTACTCATGGAAGTAAAAGATATACATGAAAAATTGGAACGGCTTTTCCTTATCGGTACTATCCTGACTTTTGCAGGTTTCCTATTTAGCTATGGTTGCCCATTCAACAAAAAGATATGGTCGCCCACCTTTGTGCTGGTCACTTGCGGATTAGGCTCCAGCCTATTAGCTTTACTCGTCTGGATTATCGATATCAAAGGATGTAAAAAATGGAGCCGTTTCTTTGAATCTTTCGGAGTGAATCCTCTCTTTATTTATGTAATGGCAGGTGTCATCGCCGTTTTGGTAGGCGCTATCACCGTCACTTATCAGGGAGAAAGTGTCCCCATCCAACAAGTCGTCTACAGATGTGCCCTCCAACCTGTTTTCGGGGATGAAGGAGGTTCTCTTGCCTATGCTATCCTCTTTGTCTTACTTAACTGGTCAATAGGCTATATATTATACAAAAAGAAAATATACATTAAGATATGA